A stretch of the Polynucleobacter tropicus genome encodes the following:
- the def gene encoding peptide deformylase, with translation MALLNVLSYPDPRLHKIAKPVATVDARVKKIVADMAETMYEAPGVGLAATQVDIHERIVVIDVSDDQNELMVFINPEIVWASPEKKTWREGCLSVPEFYDEVERPAQVKVKALDIDGKEFEVDADGLLAVCLQHELDHLQGKVFVEYLSLLKRNRISQKMKKRSKELLGQR, from the coding sequence ATGGCTTTATTAAATGTCCTTAGCTATCCTGATCCGCGTTTGCACAAGATCGCCAAACCTGTGGCGACGGTTGATGCGCGCGTTAAAAAAATAGTGGCTGATATGGCCGAAACGATGTACGAAGCCCCGGGCGTCGGTCTAGCGGCAACTCAAGTTGACATTCATGAGCGCATTGTTGTCATCGATGTTTCGGATGACCAAAACGAATTGATGGTTTTTATTAATCCTGAAATTGTTTGGGCAAGTCCCGAGAAAAAAACTTGGCGTGAAGGCTGCCTTTCAGTGCCAGAGTTTTATGATGAAGTAGAGCGTCCGGCGCAGGTGAAGGTAAAGGCTCTAGACATCGACGGAAAAGAATTTGAAGTTGATGCGGATGGATTGTTGGCGGTTTGTTTGCAGCACGAACTAGATCATTTACAAGGCAAAGTATTTGTTGAATACCTATCTTTGTTGAAGCGCAATCGCATTTCACAAAAGATGAAAAAGCGCAGCAAAGAATTGCTTGGTCAGCGCTAA
- the dprA gene encoding DNA-processing protein DprA → MHTLLRKDKNYPSRLNDLFDPPNPLYIRGNLALLKMPMIAIIGSRQASAHGLRNAATFANQLAQAGALIISGLARGIDGAAHRATLNGPAMNFTAAVCGTGLDIVYPKEHLGLAAKIGKRGLLISELDLGIGPKPFHFPRRNRIIAALALGVVVIEAAENSGSLITARIAADLGREVFALPGPAHDPLYAGSHQLIQQGAKLVCKPNEVLEELVFHKNRI, encoded by the coding sequence ATGCACACACTGCTCCGAAAGGATAAAAACTATCCATCGCGCCTAAATGATTTGTTTGATCCTCCCAACCCGCTATATATAAGAGGCAATCTAGCCTTATTAAAAATGCCCATGATTGCCATCATTGGGTCTCGTCAAGCCAGCGCACACGGCCTCAGAAATGCTGCCACATTTGCGAATCAACTTGCTCAAGCTGGAGCCCTAATCATTTCAGGGCTAGCAAGGGGCATAGACGGCGCAGCTCATAGAGCCACGCTAAATGGACCTGCTATGAACTTCACCGCAGCTGTATGCGGAACAGGATTAGATATTGTTTACCCCAAAGAGCACTTGGGGTTGGCAGCCAAAATTGGTAAAAGGGGTTTATTAATTTCTGAGCTTGATCTCGGCATCGGACCCAAGCCCTTTCACTTTCCGAGGCGCAATCGAATTATTGCGGCCCTAGCATTAGGGGTGGTCGTAATTGAAGCAGCTGAAAATTCGGGCTCATTGATAACCGCCCGAATAGCCGCAGATCTTGGAAGAGAGGTTTTTGCACTTCCCGGCCCAGCGCACGACCCACTTTATGCCGGCTCCCACCAGCTAATCCAACAAGGCGCCAAGCTGGTTTGCAAGCCAAATGAGGTGCTAGAAGAGCTGGTTTTCCATAAAAACCGCATTTAA
- the fmt gene encoding methionyl-tRNA formyltransferase, translating to MKIVFAGTPEFAAQAMRAIEGAGHQIVLVLTQPDRRAGRGMHLQASPVKQFALEKNIPVLQPETLRRTVADPQKKIQAEGAYKQLLVTDFDAMVVVAYGLILPQEILDITERPGRFGSFNIHASLLPRWRGAAPIQRAIEHGDAKAGVCIMQMDAGLDTGDTVMVEELDIGSNETSATLHDRLATLGAKLIVNTLHQLETVGNLPRSPQAAQGITYAEKIAKDEAEIDWGDDAQNIDTRIRAFNPFPGATSSIGNLSLKLWNSRIPRNAPSEEQASTGQILGFGDESVFVKCGTGVIEILEMQKPGGKRIPAKLCLQGLSEAGEMLRFQAKENSVP from the coding sequence ATGAAAATTGTTTTTGCTGGCACCCCCGAGTTTGCGGCGCAAGCAATGCGTGCGATTGAGGGGGCTGGCCACCAAATTGTTTTGGTCTTAACGCAGCCCGATCGCAGGGCCGGAAGGGGCATGCATTTACAAGCAAGCCCAGTTAAGCAGTTTGCTTTAGAAAAAAATATTCCCGTCTTGCAACCAGAAACTCTCAGGAGAACTGTTGCAGATCCTCAGAAAAAAATTCAGGCTGAGGGAGCATATAAGCAGCTTTTAGTAACTGATTTTGATGCAATGGTCGTGGTTGCTTACGGCTTGATCTTGCCGCAAGAAATTTTGGATATCACTGAGCGCCCTGGAAGATTCGGGAGTTTTAATATTCATGCTTCGCTTTTGCCGCGGTGGCGAGGCGCTGCGCCTATTCAGCGCGCGATTGAGCATGGCGATGCTAAAGCGGGTGTTTGCATTATGCAAATGGACGCTGGCCTTGATACTGGCGATACCGTAATGGTTGAAGAGCTTGACATTGGTTCGAACGAAACCAGCGCCACTTTGCACGATAGGTTGGCAACATTGGGCGCTAAATTAATTGTTAATACGCTGCATCAGCTAGAAACCGTTGGTAACTTGCCTCGAAGCCCACAAGCAGCACAAGGAATTACTTATGCTGAAAAAATAGCAAAAGATGAAGCGGAGATTGACTGGGGCGATGATGCCCAGAATATCGATACTCGAATTCGGGCATTCAACCCTTTTCCAGGGGCTACTAGCTCAATTGGTAATTTAAGCCTCAAGCTGTGGAATTCTCGAATTCCCAGAAACGCGCCGAGCGAAGAACAAGCCAGCACTGGACAAATACTTGGCTTTGGTGACGAGAGTGTTTTTGTAAAGTGTGGCACCGGAGTAATTGAAATTTTAGAAATGCAAAAGCCTGGCGGAAAAAGAATTCCAGCGAAGTTGTGTTTACAAGGCTTAAGTGAGGCCGGCGAAATGCTGCGCTTTCAAGCCAAAGAAAATTCTGTCCCCTAA